From Nostoc sp. CENA543, a single genomic window includes:
- a CDS encoding transposase translates to MSVFLAELLGKKENTVRQQLREWLRDGEDKTKAKTGRATLDVTLCFRPLLLWILSLWPESEKRLALAADATTLSDRFTVLAISVVYRGCGIPIAWKIVEATKPGSWKPHWQKLFNDISETIPADWFVIVTTDRGLYADWLYQQIQSLGWHPFMRINQIGQFKPQGMESWQPINTLVTEVGQSFSGLVTCFKTNSVKCTLLARHDEGYADPWLILTDLPPEIADACWYTMRCWIECLFKDGKRGGFCWHRTKITHPKRAERHWLAMAVATLWQVSVGGEVDANLPISSLDELPPTHVARRNFKHSVVHRCLSCFRRGFLVIKAAVLNREPLPIGSFFPQPWPNLTPQLHVLKITLSTA, encoded by the coding sequence GTGTCAGTATTTTTAGCAGAGCTATTGGGGAAAAAAGAAAATACAGTACGTCAGCAACTTAGAGAATGGTTAAGAGACGGGGAAGATAAAACAAAAGCAAAAACAGGACGGGCAACACTAGATGTAACATTGTGTTTTAGACCATTGTTGTTATGGATTCTGAGCTTGTGGCCAGAATCGGAAAAACGTCTAGCATTAGCTGCGGATGCCACAACATTGAGTGATAGATTTACAGTGTTAGCGATTAGTGTTGTTTATCGAGGTTGCGGAATCCCGATTGCTTGGAAAATAGTGGAGGCAACTAAACCAGGAAGTTGGAAACCACACTGGCAAAAACTCTTTAACGACATCAGTGAGACTATACCAGCTGATTGGTTTGTCATAGTGACAACAGACCGTGGACTTTATGCTGACTGGCTATATCAACAAATTCAATCCCTCGGTTGGCATCCATTTATGCGAATTAACCAAATTGGACAGTTCAAACCACAAGGAATGGAATCTTGGCAACCCATAAATACTCTTGTCACAGAAGTTGGTCAGTCGTTCTCTGGTTTAGTTACTTGTTTCAAAACTAACTCTGTCAAATGTACTTTGTTAGCTCGTCATGACGAGGGTTATGCTGACCCTTGGTTAATTCTCACCGATTTACCACCGGAAATTGCGGATGCTTGCTGGTATACCATGCGCTGTTGGATTGAGTGTCTGTTTAAAGATGGTAAACGCGGCGGTTTTTGTTGGCATCGTACCAAGATTACTCACCCCAAACGCGCCGAGAGACATTGGTTAGCGATGGCTGTTGCTACTCTGTGGCAAGTTAGCGTTGGTGGAGAAGTTGATGCCAATCTACCCATTAGTAGTCTAGATGAGCTCCCACCCACTCATGTTGCTCGACGCAATTTCAAACATAGTGTTGTCCATCGTTGCTTGAGTTGTTTTCGCCGTGGATTTTTAGTCATTAAGGCTGCTGTTCTCAATCGAGAGCCATTACCTATCGGTAGCTTTTTCCCTCAGCCTTGGCCTAACTTGACTCCACAACTTCATGTCTTGAAAATCACTCTCTCTACTGCCTGA